From a single Calothrix sp. NIES-2098 genomic region:
- a CDS encoding RNP-1 like RNA-binding protein codes for MSVYVGNLSYQVTEEALTAVFAEYGSVKRVQIPTDRETGRVRGFAFVEMGTDTEETAAIEALDGAEWMGRDLKVNKAKPKEDRGSFGGNRGGYGGGNRNRY; via the coding sequence ATGTCAGTTTATGTAGGTAATCTTTCTTACCAAGTTACAGAAGAAGCATTGACTGCTGTTTTTGCAGAATATGGTTCTGTCAAGCGCGTTCAAATACCCACCGACCGCGAAACAGGCCGTGTACGCGGCTTTGCTTTTGTGGAAATGGGTACAGACACAGAAGAAACAGCTGCCATTGAGGCTCTTGATGGTGCTGAGTGGATGGGACGCGACCTGAAAGTAAATAAAGCCAAGCCTAAGGAAGATAGAGGTTCCTTTGGTGGAAACCGTGGTGGCTACGGCGGTGGAAACC